From Caldicellulosiruptor hydrothermalis 108, a single genomic window includes:
- a CDS encoding MinD/ParA family protein — MRDQAQGLRNLVRKAEISANIPVYQGAPSKVVTITSGKGGVGKTNLTVNLAIALKKIGKRVLIIDADLGLSNVEVLLGTSPKYNVKDVLEGKKDIFSIVEEGPLGINFISGGSGIVDLANLDEERLLRLIECAQLINRSFDIVLIDTGAGISRNVMEFVMMSDEVIVITTPEPTSITDAYAIIKAIIARDFNHKINLLINRVNGIKEAEEIFFRLNGVIKRFLQREVEYIGYIEENSIVSKSVIKQVPFMISYEKSNISREVENVARKLVMSSESVEGKNRGGFSRFIDSIIKRLREQ; from the coding sequence ATGAGAGACCAGGCACAGGGGTTAAGAAATCTTGTGAGAAAAGCTGAAATTAGCGCAAATATTCCTGTCTATCAAGGTGCGCCATCAAAAGTTGTGACAATTACAAGTGGTAAAGGCGGTGTTGGCAAGACAAATCTTACTGTAAACTTGGCAATTGCTTTAAAAAAGATAGGTAAAAGAGTGCTCATAATTGACGCTGATTTAGGACTTTCAAATGTTGAGGTGCTGCTTGGGACATCGCCAAAATATAATGTAAAAGATGTCTTGGAAGGCAAGAAAGACATATTTTCAATTGTTGAAGAAGGGCCGCTGGGTATCAATTTTATATCAGGTGGGTCTGGGATAGTTGACCTTGCAAATTTGGATGAGGAAAGACTTTTGAGGTTAATTGAATGTGCCCAGCTGATAAATAGATCTTTTGATATTGTTCTTATAGACACAGGTGCTGGGATTTCAAGAAATGTTATGGAGTTTGTTATGATGTCAGATGAGGTTATTGTAATTACAACTCCAGAGCCTACCTCTATCACAGATGCTTATGCTATAATAAAGGCAATTATTGCGAGAGATTTTAACCACAAGATAAACCTTTTGATAAACAGGGTAAATGGCATAAAAGAAGCAGAGGAGATTTTTTTCAGACTAAATGGTGTTATTAAAAGGTTTTTGCAAAGAGAAGTAGAATATATAGGGTATATAGAAGAAAATAGTATTGTTTCAAAATCAGTTATCAAACAGGTACCATTTATGATATCATATGAAAAGAGCAACATTTCACGAGAGGTTGAAAATGTGGCAAGGAAACTTGTAATGTCTTCTGAGAGTGTTGAGGGAAAAAATAGGGGTGGTTTTTCACGGTTTATTGACTCAATTATCAAAAGGCTTCGTGAACAATAA
- a CDS encoding flagellar brake protein: protein MRKIFKVGDKIEIVRIDRRTWEEKDMQYISKIADIKDEYFYIFTPIKEGVYVTFYIDEILRVYKVSSDGVWMFDGVVEERFKEPEYMIKVKQISDVRKIQRRMFFRLPINLDIFVKLLNSGQMQRADTPAAEAADEFSEGKIVKALTKDISGGGVCFITQEEFETGDLILTKIPIEQEELILKAQILRKERVQHPTYRFMYGCKFVEARQNEIDKIVRFIFAQQQKMRQKGLL from the coding sequence ATGCGTAAGATTTTCAAAGTAGGTGATAAGATTGAAATTGTCAGAATAGACAGGCGAACATGGGAAGAGAAGGACATGCAGTATATTTCCAAAATTGCCGATATAAAAGATGAGTATTTTTATATCTTCACGCCAATAAAAGAAGGAGTTTATGTGACATTTTACATTGATGAGATTTTAAGGGTGTACAAGGTTTCAAGCGACGGTGTGTGGATGTTTGATGGAGTTGTTGAGGAGAGGTTTAAAGAACCAGAATACATGATAAAAGTCAAGCAGATATCTGATGTTAGAAAAATCCAGAGAAGAATGTTTTTCAGACTTCCAATAAACTTGGATATATTCGTAAAACTTTTAAATTCTGGCCAAATGCAAAGAGCAGATACACCAGCAGCAGAAGCAGCAGATGAGTTTTCAGAAGGAAAGATTGTAAAAGCACTCACAAAGGACATTAGCGGCGGAGGTGTTTGTTTTATAACTCAAGAAGAATTTGAAACAGGCGACCTCATTTTGACCAAGATACCAATTGAACAAGAAGAACTTATCTTAAAAGCACAGATACTTCGAAAAGAGAGGGTGCAGCACCCGACGTACAGGTTTATGTACGGTTGCAAGTTTGTTGAGGCAAGACAAAACGAAATAGACAAAATAGTCAGGTTTATTTTTGCTCAGCAACAAAAGATGAGACAAAAAGGTCTGCTGTAG
- a CDS encoding chemotaxis protein CheW, which produces MEQYLIFRLADEHYGLSVNHIENIEKLMPITRVPHTKEYVKGVINLRGEIVPVIDLCEKIGVEKEEFGEETRILIVNWKGEFKVGLIIDEVLDVVYLSKEDFDQATRDRNEFKFSIAKYNGLLINIINLEDVLFEKAEEV; this is translated from the coding sequence ATGGAACAGTATTTAATTTTCAGGCTTGCGGATGAGCATTATGGACTGAGTGTGAATCATATAGAGAATATTGAAAAACTTATGCCAATAACCCGTGTACCTCACACAAAAGAGTATGTAAAAGGAGTCATAAATCTTCGAGGCGAGATTGTACCAGTCATTGACCTTTGTGAAAAGATTGGGGTTGAAAAAGAGGAGTTTGGTGAAGAGACAAGGATTTTGATTGTCAACTGGAAAGGCGAGTTCAAGGTAGGACTGATAATTGACGAGGTTCTGGATGTGGTATATCTTTCTAAAGAAGATTTTGACCAAGCAACAAGGGACAGGAACGAGTTTAAGTTTTCAATTGCAAAGTATAACGGCTTGCTCATAAACATCATCAACCTTGAAGATGTGCTTTTTGAAAAAGCCGAGGAGGTTTAA
- a CDS encoding FliA/WhiG family RNA polymerase sigma factor, whose product MDDALLWEKFIKTKDPKIKEQLIIKYMPLVKLVAGRMAIYFGGNVEYDDLVSYGSIGLLDAIEKFDSQKGVKFETYAYTRIKGAIIDCVRSQDFLPRSIRQKAKEIEKAYIEIEKEGKTPTDQEVAKRIGISVDELQKLQDRISSGMIISLDSFLEQNYESKIGGLEDFVSQPEHFIENEELKTVLRQQIDNLMENERMVIVLYYYEELSIKEIAKVLGVSESRVSQLHTRALLKLRSALQKYLEK is encoded by the coding sequence ATGGATGATGCACTTTTGTGGGAAAAGTTTATAAAGACCAAAGACCCAAAAATAAAAGAACAGCTTATAATAAAATACATGCCGCTTGTAAAGCTTGTGGCTGGCAGAATGGCCATTTATTTTGGCGGTAATGTTGAGTATGATGACTTGGTAAGTTATGGTTCAATTGGTCTTCTTGATGCAATCGAAAAGTTTGACAGTCAAAAAGGGGTCAAGTTTGAAACGTATGCATATACAAGAATAAAAGGTGCAATAATTGACTGTGTTAGAAGCCAGGACTTTTTGCCACGAAGCATTCGACAGAAAGCAAAAGAGATAGAAAAAGCGTACATTGAGATAGAAAAAGAAGGTAAAACCCCGACAGACCAGGAAGTTGCCAAAAGGATTGGAATATCAGTTGATGAACTTCAAAAACTGCAGGATAGAATATCGAGTGGTATGATTATTTCACTGGATAGTTTTTTAGAACAGAACTATGAAAGCAAGATTGGCGGGCTTGAAGATTTCGTGTCCCAGCCAGAACATTTTATAGAGAATGAAGAACTTAAAACTGTGTTAAGACAGCAGATAGATAATCTTATGGAGAATGAAAGGATGGTGATAGTGCTTTATTACTATGAAGAGCTGAGCATAAAAGAGATAGCAAAAGTTCTGGGCGTATCTGAATCACGTGTAAGTCAGCTTCACACGCGAGCGCTTTTAAAGTTGAGAAGTGCTTTACAAAAGTATTTGGAAAAATAA
- a CDS encoding DUF6115 domain-containing protein — protein sequence MDAYVILFIFFGLILILWSLRSIKKDIERGEKILHESEKAQKTLSQLLNEAIETIEELDSFGEYIIERIENKVRWAKGEILDIEATPVKGNTEHLNTEEKVEKTAETKSYAGKEDYIEPGNDMQKDENKKRSKEELYRKAVELYKQGYTVEQIASSLNIGKGEAKLAIRIVGRESS from the coding sequence ATGGATGCCTATGTAATCTTGTTTATATTTTTTGGACTAATTTTAATATTGTGGTCATTGAGGTCGATAAAAAAGGATATAGAAAGAGGCGAGAAGATTTTACATGAGTCAGAAAAGGCTCAAAAAACTCTTTCACAGCTTTTGAATGAAGCCATTGAGACAATTGAGGAATTGGATAGCTTTGGAGAGTATATAATTGAAAGAATAGAAAACAAGGTAAGATGGGCAAAAGGTGAGATTTTAGATATTGAAGCAACGCCAGTCAAGGGAAATACTGAACATCTAAACACTGAGGAAAAAGTTGAAAAGACAGCTGAGACAAAATCTTATGCAGGAAAAGAAGATTATATTGAACCTGGCAATGATATGCAGAAAGATGAGAACAAAAAACGCTCAAAAGAAGAGCTTTACAGAAAAGCGGTTGAGCTTTACAAACAGGGATATACAGTAGAACAGATTGCATCGAGCTTAAATATTGGCAAGGGTGAAGCAAAGCTTGCTATAAGGATAGTTGGGAGGGAGAGCAGCTGA
- a CDS encoding AraC family transcriptional regulator: protein MIETINNILPVIVKTLERVHDNSWKMDYNVHDSYELIFVKKGNIDFWVEEEKIELKAGDLLIIKPFTKHKFEVASSSKAEFVVMGFYLKPESKAKVDELKEIYGFLKVLEGITNRFYFFHVRKRSNIFFCLESILHEAKENKNSILLYIKCLELFIYITREIDSLEMIKNYDYSLIAKHIKEYIDNNYMEDIKMGDVAKRFFMSESSLSRIFKNHFGVLPKEYLLSKRIEKAKEYLSISNLKISNIAMMCGFSSLQRFNDIFKKYTGLSPTQYRKLILQDFE from the coding sequence ATGATAGAGACAATCAACAATATTCTGCCCGTAATTGTAAAGACGCTTGAGAGAGTTCATGATAATAGCTGGAAGATGGATTATAATGTTCACGACAGCTATGAACTTATATTTGTAAAAAAAGGGAATATTGATTTTTGGGTAGAAGAAGAAAAAATAGAACTAAAAGCTGGTGACCTTTTGATAATAAAACCTTTTACTAAGCACAAGTTTGAGGTTGCAAGCTCAAGTAAGGCTGAGTTTGTTGTAATGGGATTTTATTTAAAGCCAGAGAGCAAAGCAAAGGTAGATGAACTAAAGGAGATTTATGGGTTTTTGAAAGTTTTAGAAGGCATAACAAACAGATTTTATTTTTTCCATGTTCGAAAAAGAAGCAATATTTTCTTTTGCTTAGAATCTATTCTTCATGAGGCAAAAGAAAACAAAAATAGCATTCTTCTTTATATAAAATGTCTGGAGCTCTTCATATATATAACCCGAGAAATTGACAGTCTTGAGATGATAAAAAATTACGACTATTCATTGATTGCCAAACATATTAAAGAGTACATTGACAATAACTACATGGAAGACATAAAAATGGGTGATGTTGCAAAGAGGTTTTTCATGTCTGAAAGTAGTCTCTCGAGAATATTCAAGAATCATTTTGGGGTTTTGCCAAAAGAGTACCTGCTTTCAAAGAGGATAGAAAAGGCAAAAGAATATCTTTCCATCTCAAATCTAAAGATTAGCAATATTGCTATGATGTGTGGTTTTTCCTCACTTCAGCGGTTTAACGACATTTTCAAAAAGTACACAGGTCTGAGTCCTACCCAGTATCGAAAGCTGATTTTGCAGGATTTTGAGTAA
- a CDS encoding DUF342 domain-containing protein produces MSSEQKVDIKVMVTSDRLKASVVLVQNQNGVDLTFENVMNKLRENKIAFGIDEEAIKKLIENPIFGTPVVVAQGKPPGRPVDGKLIYHFDIKREIRPKELPDGRVDYKDLGIVQNVRKDDVLVTMIDPVDGEDGRDVFGGVIRGQKGRKLNLPRGKNTYVDTDGHTLKAACDGQVCIIEGKVTVLNTLEIDSDVDNSTGNINFVGNVHIKGSVLSGFKVVAEGNVEVDGIVEAAEIEAKGNVVLHKGITGMGKGKVVAGKSVFAKFIENATVVAGEDVQAEAIVHSDVKCGNKLILVGRKASIVGGSCKVGKEVEAKVIGSYLSTTTEIEVGVDPLMVERYREIKKEMSELRENIKKCDQGIEVLRKIEAAGLLTDEKREMLQKFTRSKIMASERLKALQSEFEEIEKRLEERNEGIVKVQDTVYPGVKITIGNVCKLIKEPVKYCRIYREDADIKIAPYA; encoded by the coding sequence ATGTCAAGTGAACAAAAGGTTGATATAAAGGTTATGGTGACATCAGATAGACTAAAAGCAAGCGTGGTGCTTGTACAAAATCAAAATGGTGTGGATTTGACATTTGAAAATGTGATGAACAAACTGAGAGAAAATAAAATTGCGTTTGGGATAGATGAAGAAGCCATAAAAAAGCTTATTGAAAATCCCATTTTTGGAACCCCTGTTGTGGTTGCCCAGGGAAAACCGCCTGGCAGACCTGTTGATGGCAAGCTCATATATCATTTTGATATCAAACGTGAGATAAGGCCCAAAGAACTTCCTGATGGAAGAGTTGATTACAAGGACTTAGGAATTGTCCAGAATGTGCGAAAAGATGATGTTCTTGTTACAATGATAGATCCTGTTGACGGAGAAGATGGTAGGGATGTTTTTGGAGGGGTGATAAGAGGTCAGAAAGGAAGAAAGTTAAATCTTCCAAGGGGGAAAAATACATACGTAGATACTGACGGTCATACCTTAAAAGCTGCATGCGATGGCCAGGTGTGCATAATCGAAGGCAAAGTAACAGTTCTAAACACATTGGAAATTGACTCTGACGTTGACAACTCAACAGGCAATATAAACTTTGTTGGTAATGTCCACATAAAGGGAAGTGTGCTTTCTGGGTTTAAAGTTGTTGCTGAAGGAAATGTAGAGGTTGATGGTATTGTCGAGGCAGCTGAAATTGAGGCAAAAGGGAACGTAGTGCTGCACAAAGGAATCACAGGTATGGGCAAGGGTAAAGTTGTTGCAGGCAAGAGCGTTTTTGCAAAGTTTATTGAGAACGCTACTGTTGTTGCTGGTGAAGATGTTCAGGCAGAGGCAATTGTTCACAGCGACGTAAAGTGCGGGAATAAACTTATTCTTGTTGGAAGAAAAGCCTCCATTGTTGGTGGGTCTTGTAAGGTTGGTAAAGAGGTTGAAGCAAAGGTAATAGGATCATATCTTTCCACAACTACTGAGATAGAAGTTGGGGTTGATCCTCTTATGGTGGAAAGGTACAGAGAGATAAAGAAAGAGATGTCAGAACTAAGAGAAAATATAAAAAAATGTGACCAGGGGATTGAGGTTTTGAGGAAGATTGAAGCAGCAGGTCTTTTGACAGACGAGAAAAGAGAGATGCTTCAAAAGTTTACAAGGTCAAAGATTATGGCATCAGAAAGATTAAAAGCATTGCAGAGTGAATTTGAAGAGATTGAAAAAAGACTTGAGGAGAGAAACGAAGGAATTGTTAAGGTTCAGGATACCGTATACCCTGGGGTTAAGATAACCATAGGAAATGTGTGCAAGCTCATAAAAGAGCCGGTAAAATACTGCAGGATTTACCGGGAGGATGCTGACATCAAGATAGCACCGTATGCTTAA
- a CDS encoding chemotaxis protein CheC has translation MNLSNSEINEMYLDVLKELGNIGTGNAVSALAMMIGRKINMKVPVVKMVKLQEVPEILGGAEIPVVGILLNVEGDIEGFIMFVMSQASAHLLVNMLMGTALNGYSEFTEIEKSALMEIGNILAGAYLTALSTLTGFKMIQSVPQLAEDMAGAILSFPAIQFGETGDTALYIETEIFEESSRIVADFFLIPTIESYQKMLKALGVA, from the coding sequence ATGAATTTGTCAAATAGTGAAATAAATGAAATGTATTTGGATGTATTAAAAGAGCTGGGGAACATAGGAACAGGCAATGCAGTGTCAGCTCTTGCTATGATGATTGGCAGGAAAATAAACATGAAGGTTCCTGTTGTAAAGATGGTAAAACTCCAAGAAGTTCCGGAGATACTTGGCGGGGCAGAGATTCCTGTAGTTGGAATTTTATTGAACGTGGAAGGCGACATCGAAGGATTTATCATGTTTGTTATGTCTCAAGCTTCTGCCCACCTTCTTGTTAACATGTTAATGGGTACAGCTTTAAATGGATACAGTGAGTTTACAGAGATAGAAAAGTCTGCTTTGATGGAGATAGGGAACATCTTGGCAGGGGCGTATTTAACAGCACTATCAACTCTTACAGGTTTTAAGATGATTCAATCTGTTCCGCAGCTTGCTGAGGATATGGCAGGTGCAATTTTAAGTTTTCCTGCCATTCAGTTTGGCGAGACAGGTGACACTGCACTTTATATCGAAACCGAGATTTTTGAAGAAAGTAGTAGGATTGTTGCTGATTTTTTTCTTATACCAACAATAGAGTCATATCAAAAAATGTTAAAAGCACTGGGAGTAGCATAG
- a CDS encoding co-chaperone GroES: protein MKIRPIGDRILIKFKEREEVTKSGIVLPDTVKEKPQIAEVIEVGPGGIVDGEKVEMVVKKGDKVIVSKYAGTEIKIDGEEYTIIRQDDVLAIIED, encoded by the coding sequence ATGAAAATCAGACCAATTGGTGATAGAATACTCATCAAGTTCAAGGAAAGAGAAGAGGTAACAAAGAGTGGTATAGTTCTTCCAGACACTGTAAAGGAAAAACCACAGATTGCTGAGGTAATCGAGGTTGGTCCTGGTGGAATTGTTGATGGTGAGAAGGTTGAAATGGTTGTAAAGAAAGGTGATAAGGTAATTGTAAGCAAATATGCTGGTACAGAAATCAAGATTGATGGTGAAGAATACACAATAATCAGACAAGATGACGTCTTGGCAATTATTGAAGACTAA
- a CDS encoding chemotaxis protein CheD, with translation MMEIIKVGMADLNVTSYPNALTTLGLGSCVGVCIYDTKTKIIGMIHIMLPYSWGVKNNTNPAKFADTGIPLLIEKMEELGAAKKNMVAKLAGGAQMFEVTRSEFMNIGKRNVEAAKKVLQEQNISIVAEDTGGNYGRTIIFYSEDGRLEIKTIGKGTKTI, from the coding sequence ATGATGGAGATTATAAAGGTAGGCATGGCAGATTTGAATGTTACAAGCTATCCAAATGCTCTTACCACACTTGGACTTGGTTCTTGTGTAGGGGTGTGTATATACGACACAAAGACAAAGATAATAGGGATGATACATATTATGCTTCCTTACAGCTGGGGTGTGAAAAATAATACTAATCCTGCAAAGTTTGCAGATACAGGTATTCCACTACTCATAGAGAAGATGGAAGAACTTGGTGCTGCAAAGAAGAACATGGTTGCAAAGCTTGCAGGCGGAGCTCAGATGTTTGAGGTAACACGTAGCGAGTTCATGAATATTGGAAAAAGAAATGTGGAGGCTGCTAAAAAGGTTTTACAGGAACAGAATATATCCATTGTAGCAGAAGACACTGGAGGAAATTATGGTAGAACAATTATATTTTATTCAGAAGATGGCAGACTTGAAATAAAGACAATTGGCAAGGGAACAAAAACAATTTAA
- a CDS encoding chemotaxis protein CheA — MDMSQYLGMFIEEARDHIQSLNDNMLKLEENPEDLQLVNEIFRSAHTLKGMAGTMGFVNMQKLTHAMENVLAAARDGKLKVNPNIMDILFKTVDALEAYLDVIVATGTEGQEANSHLVNALNAILGKPAEDMAVSSTSKAGKKYEYDEFVVRAIERAWTQGFNVYKFDVELDQNCLLKSARAYLVFRAVEEFGEIIHSKPSVQDIEDEKFDFEFSITVISKQPLEKIRERILSISEIREVKALEIKSGEVGRAEEKEEIEEVQQETQVQETVKVVRQQKQEPVQKTSKTVRVDIERLDVLMNLVSELIIIKSRIEGLAKKYNDRQYEESIEYLERITTSLHDAVMKVRMVPVERVFSRFPRMMRDLARELGKEFELVMSGEDTEVDRTIVDELGDPLIHLLRNAADHGIEDPEERVKNGKPRSGLIKLSAYHDGNNVVIEVEDDGKGIDLEKVKQKAIEKGLLKEDQIDLSDQEIIDFLFMPSFSTKDKVTNLSGRGVGLDVVKTKIEQLGGMVEVKTQKGKGTKFIIRLPLTLAIIQALLVTVHDEIYAIPVASIREIVDVAKEDIKVVQKGKEIIMLRNQVIPIKHLHSIVGLEPVLDKKKFTVVIVRRGEKLTGIIVDRLLGQQDIVIKSLGKYLEGIRLISGATILGDGAVAMILDPNMLTV, encoded by the coding sequence ATGGATATGTCTCAGTACCTTGGAATGTTTATAGAAGAAGCAAGAGACCACATTCAAAGTCTTAACGACAATATGTTAAAACTTGAAGAAAACCCGGAGGACTTGCAACTTGTAAATGAGATTTTCAGGTCAGCTCACACTTTAAAAGGCATGGCCGGCACTATGGGATTTGTCAACATGCAAAAACTCACTCATGCGATGGAAAATGTTCTTGCTGCTGCACGCGATGGAAAGTTAAAAGTAAATCCTAATATCATGGATATTCTTTTCAAGACAGTTGATGCGCTTGAAGCATACTTAGATGTTATAGTTGCAACAGGCACAGAAGGGCAAGAAGCAAATAGCCACCTTGTCAACGCTTTGAATGCTATTTTGGGAAAACCTGCCGAAGATATGGCGGTGTCTTCTACCTCAAAAGCAGGTAAGAAATATGAGTACGACGAATTTGTTGTAAGAGCAATAGAGCGTGCGTGGACCCAAGGTTTTAACGTTTACAAATTTGATGTTGAGCTTGACCAGAACTGTCTTTTAAAATCTGCTCGTGCATACCTTGTTTTCAGAGCGGTTGAGGAGTTTGGCGAGATTATTCATTCAAAACCCTCTGTTCAGGACATTGAAGATGAAAAATTTGACTTTGAGTTTTCTATTACCGTGATAAGCAAGCAGCCGCTTGAAAAAATAAGAGAGAGAATTCTTTCAATTTCAGAGATAAGAGAAGTAAAAGCACTTGAGATAAAGTCTGGCGAGGTTGGCAGGGCAGAAGAAAAAGAAGAAATTGAAGAGGTGCAGCAAGAGACCCAAGTACAGGAAACTGTAAAGGTTGTAAGGCAGCAGAAACAAGAACCTGTGCAGAAGACAAGCAAGACAGTTAGAGTTGACATTGAAAGATTGGATGTTCTCATGAACTTGGTGAGCGAGCTTATTATAATCAAAAGCCGAATAGAAGGGCTTGCCAAAAAATATAACGATAGACAGTACGAAGAGTCTATTGAGTATTTGGAGAGAATCACAACAAGTTTGCACGATGCTGTTATGAAAGTCCGAATGGTGCCGGTAGAAAGAGTATTTTCACGTTTTCCGAGGATGATGAGAGATTTGGCAAGAGAGCTTGGAAAGGAATTTGAACTTGTAATGTCTGGTGAGGATACAGAGGTTGACAGGACAATTGTGGACGAGCTTGGCGACCCGCTCATTCATCTTTTAAGAAATGCTGCCGACCATGGAATAGAAGACCCCGAGGAGAGAGTCAAAAACGGCAAGCCAAGAAGCGGGCTTATAAAACTTTCAGCTTATCATGACGGGAACAATGTTGTCATTGAGGTTGAAGATGATGGCAAAGGTATTGATTTGGAAAAGGTAAAGCAAAAAGCGATAGAAAAAGGACTTTTAAAAGAGGATCAGATAGATTTATCAGACCAGGAAATAATAGATTTTCTGTTTATGCCGAGCTTTTCAACCAAGGACAAGGTTACAAACCTTTCTGGACGTGGTGTTGGGCTTGATGTTGTAAAGACCAAGATTGAACAGCTCGGTGGGATGGTTGAGGTAAAGACGCAGAAAGGCAAAGGAACCAAGTTTATTATAAGACTTCCGCTAACTCTTGCTATCATTCAGGCACTGCTTGTCACTGTACATGATGAGATATATGCAATTCCTGTTGCATCAATCAGAGAGATTGTGGATGTTGCAAAAGAGGATATCAAGGTTGTGCAAAAAGGAAAAGAGATAATCATGCTGAGGAATCAGGTAATTCCAATAAAGCATTTACATTCTATTGTGGGTTTAGAGCCAGTCCTTGACAAGAAGAAATTTACGGTTGTGATAGTCAGGCGTGGCGAAAAGCTGACAGGAATCATTGTTGACAGGCTTTTAGGGCAGCAGGATATTGTTATAAAATCGCTTGGAAAATATTTAGAGGGAATTAGACTCATATCAGGTGCAACAATCCTTGGGGATGGGGCTGTTGCAATGATACTTGACCCTAATATGCTTACAGTGTAA